agtataaaataagaaaatattatttaatggtattttattctcaataaatttttttctttttttttcttccatacaatttaatttctatcattgtaaaacattatatataattaatattctattaatgttttatattattttaaaatattcacaatcGTTCCAATTGGAACGAATCGCTGATACTTTACGatatatcattgaaataaattccatttaaacTGTTTATTGGCAATGTCGTGAAACTTTTGAATCGCAGTTCGAAAGTTGGTTCGATTGAGGttgaatcattttcaaatagtAACCATAGAGACACGACGCGGATTCCTTATTCGCGTTTGTATCGCATTTGTCTTTTTCTCCTGGCACGAATTGTGACAATCCGTTCGAAGCTATTAAACCATGTTCACGTGTTGATAGCctcaatatttaatctttacaGGAGGTTAAAAAAATGGATCGAAAATATCAGAAAGTGGAAATGGGAGTGGGCGCGTTTCATCACCCGCCAAGAGCAAGATACAGCgaggaaacaaaaaatttaatgaagcgtaagtaaaataaaaaatttaatatatttgtgtatggttaattgaatgaattttaaatcttttattcaataaatttttattttaatcttttataatttttcttttttcttctcttcataattaaaaatacgaaatatgaataagaatttaaaaaagaattattataaagaaaaattctctaaaTCTTGATTTCTCGTTTGtaaagaaatatgtattattttgtgttaatttttttttttgatcaatatttttgtgcAGTTTTGATGCAAGAATCCAAAATAAGtatgatgaaaagaaaatctattcAGGAAGCGATCAATAAAGGTGAATCTTTACCACCTGTTatggaaaaatcgaaaatggaagcaaataaacataatttacaatatcaggcaagataaatagattatgatattatattaattaaaatattaataaatgcatatatataactaaaatataaataagttaataaaattgcatagGTTTTGATGCCGACTGTATGGAAGAAACGATCAAAAGATATGATTGTTAATAGTGGCGCATATGAGAGAGAACAATATAGAAGATTATCTCCTTTACGTaagatcatattattttatttatatatatatatttttatattagaaatattgataaaattatataataactttatgataataataaaatatattttttataaaataatattatttatataatcagataatttcatattttataaaatttatgatttgaaatcaaatttagaaaatattataaactaaaactatgtcttgtttctttttcattaaaacatAGGTAATAAAGAGAAGCAAAAGCGTCATTTAGCAAGCATGATGGCTTATGGAAAAGATATAGAAACTCCTCGTGAATCAAAGATTCTTCATAAAACAAGGCGAGAATCATATATTTCTGATAATGATCCTATTGATGATTgtaagttaatataataaacacttATTATATctgcatttaaatttttctttttcttttttttatccattttttagTGGTACGTGGAATTCAAGaaagaatggaatttttaagtGACATGGAATGTCTTGGAATGGGCAAAAAATATCGTCCTATAATACAACAAGAAGTAGCGCATAAATTACGATTGATTGAATCAATAGATAAGCAAAAATGCAAGGAAATTCGaaaggaaatgaaagaatttgaGAAACCATTGCCAAAACCATTTCCTTTGGGACAACTTGatgagaattaataatttttataattataattttcaatcttttatatacaattctctaatttatattttttacaagctttataatattttacagtattatataatattttagataagagaagtaatagatataataaaataatcggataaaaaattaaaataatagtaaagtatgtatatataatagtatgtaaatatataaatcatttacatacattaaattattaatgaatcatTAGTAGATTTACATTCATATAGTCattagtaattatataattttaaaattacatagatAATGaggtaattttcttttttttttcttaaaattaaaatctatattcacaataatagaattagaatttcccGCGCTTGAAATGTATACAACCGTTAGTGTAAGTAGGACGTGTGAGAGGGCGCATGCGCGGCGGGAGAAATAAGAACGGTCCGGTCGGAGAAATCGCGCTGATCGTCAGTTTTGCGCCACACGGCAATGGCGTATGTTGTTGGTATATTTGTGTTGTGGTTGGTACCTTGCCGACAAGTCATATTGtcatttcatcaaaatatacaACGCGAGTTTACTTAGAACATTGTTTCAAAGACGATTGTGTATACGTGACTGTATTTTCGAAAAGCAACGGTGCAATCATCTCGCAGGATCCCGGATGATCTACAAGTGATCCAATATGGCGTCGACCGATCTGTCGTTCGGTAAATGATGAACCCGTGTACCGTACGCACCTTTGACAAGGTCTTTCCGAGGTCGTCCGGTTTTTAAGAGCAACGTGTATCCCTTTTAATGTTGTCGAGCGTCGGTagctcttcctttttctttctttttcattatagcattatatttatattgtgttttatttatataaattattaatactttttgtgaatttaacattccattatttatatttcattccgtttattttatttcattataaacaaatttttaaatattatatatgtgaagttttaaaatatcattgaaatattcgttaaaaaaatcttattatcttattatttcatgaataatcatatttcttaagaatagctatttaaatttaatcgaatttattgaaattgtaatttcgtaacatcgattatcgatataattgTTGCATTCATTATCTAAGGTTAACATTAAGTTAACatttacgtaataataattcttatcataaatatttaatgtttttctatttttattcgagtaaaactcgaataaaagttaatttgtTCTCTTCGagctttaatatttatatttttgtgaaaagtgaaattttactcgcgaagtgatattttttttattttgcttctTTTCACTATACGAACCAGGCTGCATACCGGCGTTCTACAGAGAAGTCTACGAGAAGATTTGCTCTTCTACGAGTGGAAATGTGGAACGAGAGGTGTTTAAATCCCTTCTTGTCAAATCCCAGCTGAGTAGCTCCGTTCTCAGCCAGGTATGTCTTCTTTTCATCTTGTTCTTATCTCTTTCCCCCATATCGTTCAGTGACTAGTACGTAGTATACTTATAACTACAAAGACAGAAGAGAGAGTACAGTGCctttaactttataatttcttcgcACGCCGCGCTTAGGTTAATGCTACCACTGTAGCAGTGCATTAACTCTTCTTCCGTATCAGATGACGGTTAATCATTGATGCATATTAAATGAGAAtcgtttttaattgaattaaaattaataaattcatttttttaattttataattaaatttataatgcaattttatatacaattgtaattaaatttaatttaattaatcaatattttaaagaacaattcaatttagaatttttaattatgtgatATTTTACTCCTTCGttcctttattaaatttaaaattcatagaatatGCTTACTTTAGTTTAAAATAGTTGCTATTATGCACACAATATGAAactatgtacatatttttaatcaataattctaaagctaaataaaatttaatgaaatataataaagagaaatattgctgattttcatacaatttatattgtgTTCTTAATGAatacgtttgaaaaaaatgattaatcaatcaatattaatcaatattaatcaatattaaatttttgtatatactaTTAGAATTTTCTAAAGAATGATGAATCATTAAAATCTTAAGAAATCCTTCCTATTAGTAAGtgactatttttaaattgaaaaaacaattattgctAGATCAACCATGTTAGAATAGTAtactttgttaatattaaatgacaatctttttttcataatattaacagttctatttttcagtttcagatttaaaaaaatttacagaaaagttactacaaaatattcaatttctttatggTTCTTTTTGTGATTCTGAAGTATCTAATCTCTTTTTTAACACTTAATTCATCTAAGATCctctttcataattaaatctacTTTGATCATTTCGTATACAATTTATcctataagaataaaatggaTCATTATTAGACAAACGCACATCTTGACACAAATTATACAGtacgtatacatacatacatacatacattaaCGAGGTTAgataacgaaacgaaatcaTACAACGGTACACAAACTACGTGCCCGAAACAGATAATAGCTTGAATACATTTCTCGTATAGCGGTTTTCCCCGTGGAAAAccgtttcagaattttttttttcttcttttctttattgtgAAGCAATGATTAAATGTCGGAAAATATATCGTTCttattttatcacaaaaaaaaaagaaaaaagaaaaacaaataagatTTAGATCATGCAATCATTTCTAGTCGTATGCTATTTGGTATGTCTGAGTCACTGAGGTCACATGAAATACGCATTATTATGATATGATTCAACGTTTTACGATGCGttctattcaattatttattggataaagaatgaattttaaaaattaattatttttatggattaattttaatagaaattaattgatttagaaaaattgaatagaaaaagagaaaagaaattgtatactTTTGATATTGCATtagattaatgatttattaagaattcaattttaaaaatacatacaaaaatattgcatattaaaatattttgaattatttcgtacattatttcattgaaactGCTTTTTAGGATCTTTTATGATtatgaaatgatgaaaatatttcatatttattaataaagtaattaatatatttaaaattagttttcattatttgtttaaagctttaatatttttaaagtaagattttcatacaatatctaatttttatttaatttaactaacgaatgatttcaaaagatatatcttttctcgacatttaaaaatatttttttaatattaactgcATGTATAACTTTTCATCCAATGTtgcaaacatattttaaataaataaaactgtaaAGTATGGAAcaagataaaattacaatagttTCGTCCttgaataaatcaattatgtatattttacacgatgtttattttaaaaggattATGCAATTTCAAGGCtactttttatatcattctcGCAATAGCTTTATTCTTCATTCAAAATTcctttatctaaaatatttattttaatattattgtttaaatataaattttatataaaattatatctatataaattgaaactattttgttttaaaaattccatgcTTTAATTTAATCACTAATCGGTAAATCATTGctgtcatttttaattaatgaccTTTAGCacttcttaataatataattattataagtcaTATCAGatcattataattcaaaattaataataaaattgaattaattttcataatttctttcatttatggGAATATCACATTCATTTGGGAGTCGTAAGAggcaaattgtttaaatattaacaaaggGGATCGCAACTcaaagataattgaaaaacacCGGTctgaattatcatttattttaaaaacttttcaatcATTCATATGGATAACCGATTATCActcgtaattattttaaggtcaatgaataaaatttctttttgtgaAGATTACATTATCCTGTGTCTGCTGTGTTAcagtatcattattttatcattagcaCGCCCGTTGACGATAGTCTCTACGGACGCCCCTTTGTAATAATAGAAGATTGCATAGCAGGGTCAACTATAAACactttacaataatataacttataaatattgaatgctattttcatatatttaaagtgaagactatataaaatattttttattttttataaagatttttttaaaattcaaaaaatttataaaacattaataaataatcagttAATCGGATATTATACATagaacatacatatatatgtatagaaaaatatgtatgtttctgttgttcttttaaatatttaaaagatatttatcataaaagtttatattgatagttattattgatatttcaagaaaatttaaatttcaatcttcgaatgtttcatatatatatatttatttattattaaaataaagaaatttataaagatgtccaacagaatttttttttcaatatttcttcaatattgtCCAATTAAGGATCAGTCATAGTAATAGGGGACGAATACTTTTAGTATCATCTGATCCCCGATAAAACTAAGtacaatatcaataaaatattgaaatgaaagttaagattcaaatttgaaaaaagtattaacaatttcataaatttaggttgttaaatttttgaatttatgaaggaaaattttccGTTTTTTAACCACAAGGTTaacatgataaattatatattattatatatacataatttaacgGTCGtttttgttgataaaaaaaaataaaaatatataattatttaaatttgtagatAATTCGTTATtgataaacaaagaaaaaatatgaatgtaaaattctaattatatatatgatgaaaaattttaataaattattaaaattaatcataaacaaattatttttaagaaaaataggtaaaaacaaaaaaaaatattctcattaaTATTACAAGAATACAATCTACATTGTAACTGTTTGAAAAACGTATAGAATAACAGTAAACAAAAGATTATCGTTCTATAAACGTCTTTTGTTCCTGATTTTCAGTTATGTACTAATGAATATATACACTATGAATTATATACACTAATGAATAAAACGTCATTCGTatgtttttcaaacttttataatttttcattttcatacattattataataaacactgttacaataaatgataagtattattatttcataataaaatgattccaatttatacattcttatatctctgaatttgaaaaaaattattctttttattttatattttattttattgcctTTTAGTAAATCAaagtcgataaaaattatcttatcacATTTTCctctatgaaaattttattatgattttgcatattgtacatttatatatatttcactatttcaatcaatcataaagatttctttttatataaaatatataataaataataaaatatatatatataatttgctatatttaaattttgtgcaattgtataaatatttgcaatctatttataatgataatgattattataattttaatgaactaTTTATTACagtatattttgcaaaataatatatgtctctttcataattattagattatgttagataatatctttttacagttataaattatatccatGAATGaagagacttttttttttgaactaataaattaaaattaaaatgaagaattttatttattaattttcttaaaatagtgttcaaacatttgtaaaaaatcaCTGTATAAAATTCACGTGTCTcgaatagtatatatattgttgtgtTCCAATTTGACACGCAATGACGTTCATCGAGATGCAGGTTGAAAAAAATCCGAGAGGCAtgataattgatgaaattagaAACGACAAGCCGACACGACATGTCACGACACAACACATGATACGGCGTACATAACAGGGATTGAACGTCGCGTCTCGTTCATTGACTAATGACACAATCAAAATAACGTTACGTGGGTCGCTGCTTTATCGCTAGTCATCGCGGGTCACTATAAATAGGCCGATACGAAATGATGCGCATGATACTTTGCATGATCGTGTAAAATCATTCTTTGCTTTCCTAATTGCTTATAACATAGTTAACCACTAACACCACTAATTGACAATTTTGCATTCACacaagtacatatatatatgtcttaCGTAATATTATACactttttatcattcattttattgtcattgatattatttgcattcttgtatttcattcattcacaTTTGTctctgttatataaatatttttatattttatatcttactttttatgtttatattttcttaagttTCTTTAGTTAaactaaatcattattttaaacatttcatttttaaaaattattttacttataattgttttactgTATATGAAAAGTTgccatttattataattttttttttatggttttttaatgaaaactcTTTCATTTTTAGTGGGTCAAgttttaatgattttgaagCTTTACAAAAATACGTAAAGAATATTGAAGTATTCAAGATGTGAATTCAATGCTTTTCACTTATCGCAATGATGTAATAGAATATCGTTTGATGTAATGAAAGTtgcatagaaataaaatgaccGAAGCGAAATGGAAAGGAAATGCGctgtttgaatttaatttttatatgaatatttattaaatcttatttattcagatatataaatttattattatatttaaaaattgttatttattcatttacaaataaacaaatcttgcaatttgtatattaaaataagatataaaataattataaaagtagaattatttttttatttttcgtaaataaagagaagattattgaattatgTCTTGAatgcatcgtttaattttactcAAGAgttagaaatgaatatttaaaattatacgtaaaAAATGGATATCTTAAATTCAAAGGCTGTTGCTCCATTTGttcttaaatggaaaaataaaaaaaattactcaacTTGTGAAATATCACATAATACATgtgcaattataataatttaaaatttttatttttaaaaaaaaaataaatattttagatttaaataaataaaaatttaaaaataaaatgttatatttaattaaagtaaaaatacttGTATTGAATTTCTGAtactaaattatatcttaagtctcaaattaaaaaatataaaatttatttcataataagaaTCATAAGaactataaacaaataattcgaaattaattgaatttttaatacttatattaatcattacatttaaaatataatcaaatttccataaaaaaatctaaaaagttaaattataaattaaaaaactaacatatataaataataatggccGATGATAagcttataatttataagtagTTAAGATCCTCACACGCGTACCATGCAACGATCGACACGAACGTACTATGCACGTGAGATAAAACCATCGTGCACATGAACCGATCTCCCTTCCCTGATTTTCTTCCGTCACGGACGAGactaattttgtttaatgacATTCCAGTTGTTTCGCGCTTTATACGATACATGCGCATCTTTCCTCTTCctgttattgatattttccttcgtattttttatatttcatatttctcattatttattatattatattatattttatttatttaatcgtttatatatttcttcaatctttgttgttttcaatttttacaggagaataattaaaaaaaaacaattaaaattggacTTATCAagttactttttataaaattaaaatgatatatattttataatttataaaagaaatatttctaattttagattctctacaattataaattcaattttttattttatttcgatattatataataatttaaaatatatacttatatttttttattaaaagatcaaAGTTCTCCTTTTatcaaataagttttaaatttataaatggtagtatatatcgttttatttcctcttcctatttaattctattcctATTCTTACTTATATTCtggtttttttcatttattttaatttattcattttaattaatttatccatttcgtgtaaatacatttcataattcaatttaacatatttctcTTGTCTTTtgtataagttttatatatatatatatatatatatatatatatatatatatatatatatataataaattttataaaattcaatctgAAACAAgggtaataaatattctatgaaatattGCTACTTTTGAAATCTCATttgtaaatcatataaatatatgttatcaataaattttcaatcaagattttttacttaataacACTTAAGTGAATTtccttgaaatattatatatctatataaatataaagagttttacaaatatagttataaacacaaattgaaaatgaaatagaaaaatgccTGCATTATCGGTTCACCGGTAATCGTATTTCAGATGTGAATTCTTCGATATGATTCAAATGCAATTGAATTTAGAAAgacggagaaaaagaaatgagagaaagagagagagatggatcatcaaaattgaaaagacgAGCTGTCGTGACGTGTCAGACTCTCAGCTTTCGCGTCGATTGTTCAGAGACCAGTTTCACACTTCACGTACCACGAACAAGGAACTTTTCATTGGTGGTTTCCTCTATCACGTGAACTTGATCAACGATTATGGTTTAATAATGCTCGTGAAACCGATGAGAAAACAAGAAGCCGTAGCTTTCGAACAGTGAGAACAAGCGCAGGACACGGTGCACTCTTGTGTGCACTTTTGTGTTCGACCATGTTTAACGTTCGAACGCGTCCcgcttttctcccttttcccaTTATTCCGTTTTTGTTGTGGCCCCATTCGCACGCACCCTTCTTCTGCTTCTTTTTACAAAGGCAGTTTTTAATTCAAGCCTAATCCAAATGTTGAATTAACTttctgaaaatgaatttacatATATGGGGATTCGATATATAAGGATTCTTgagaattgaaatatctttcctTTAAGGCTGGAGATCTTATACGAGATAACTTGAgtcataattattgaattcttcgcagtaatttttcttttgtgaaatctgtttcttttatatatatatataaaattgttttaatattgattttttaatttaaatatctaaaatatttttaaaaaattcgtaagCTATTTTAGTGATCCTATTTGAATTTACACAGATTTTCAAAAGGAActttgaaattctaaaaattaattaaaaataaaaaaattataagaaaagttaaaacttaaatataatttcttattctaaacaaatttttcgaaataaaaaaatttagataaaacaaTGTTCGTTTCAacaaatttaagatataatatatatctatataatttttttttaagttaatataattattttagtaaaattgaaagaaatattttttgtataattgttcCAGCTCGATCattcttatttcaattaaatcatacaactttcaatttgtattttattcaaatttcatttaacatgaaaataaatataattatatttatttaaagtatttcaaGTTGCTTCCGggaatcgatatttcgatgaGAATACAAATGAACTTGTTGATTCTTTTACTTCAACGGTCTACtttgtattcaaaatataaatgact
The window above is part of the Apis mellifera strain DH4 linkage group LG11, Amel_HAv3.1, whole genome shotgun sequence genome. Proteins encoded here:
- the LOC725050 gene encoding UPF0193 protein EVG1 encodes the protein MDRKYQKVEMGVGAFHHPPRARYSEETKNLMKLLMQESKISMMKRKSIQEAINKGESLPPVMEKSKMEANKHNLQYQVLMPTVWKKRSKDMIVNSGAYEREQYRRLSPLRNKEKQKRHLASMMAYGKDIETPRESKILHKTRRESYISDNDPIDDLVRGIQERMEFLSDMECLGMGKKYRPIIQQEVAHKLRLIESIDKQKCKEIRKEMKEFEKPLPKPFPLGQLDEN